In Paenibacillus sp. FSL M7-0420, a single genomic region encodes these proteins:
- a CDS encoding SDR family oxidoreductase, translating to MQGKTVLVTGANSGMGLATTVEMARRGATVIMACRSLKRGEEALAEAVRQSGSSQIRLMLCDLASFDSIRAFAGEFTAEYPVLDVLINNAGVVALKRELTADGYELDLGVNHLGHFLLTRLLLDNLKAAEQGRIVVVASGAYKLGKLYLEDHTLSRGFNPAKAYARSKLANILFTRELASRLKDTRVTVNCLHPGAVGTSIGVNRETGFGRGVLKLLSRFFLTPEQGADTAILLATAPELDGVSGQYYYRRKIKELTPRAEDAEAAARLWKWSLEQTGLE from the coding sequence ATGCAAGGCAAAACCGTGCTGGTCACCGGTGCAAACTCCGGGATGGGGCTGGCTACAACCGTGGAAATGGCCCGCAGGGGAGCAACTGTCATTATGGCCTGCCGCAGCCTTAAGCGGGGGGAAGAGGCTCTTGCCGAAGCGGTGCGGCAGAGCGGCTCCAGCCAGATCCGGCTGATGCTGTGCGATCTTGCTTCCTTCGATAGCATTCGCGCTTTTGCCGGGGAGTTCACTGCCGAATATCCTGTGCTGGATGTTCTGATCAATAATGCAGGGGTAGTCGCGCTGAAGCGTGAGCTGACAGCAGACGGCTACGAGCTGGATCTGGGCGTGAATCATCTGGGACACTTCCTGCTGACCCGCTTGCTGCTGGATAATCTCAAGGCTGCTGAACAGGGCCGGATTGTGGTTGTAGCTTCAGGAGCATATAAGCTCGGCAAGCTGTATCTGGAGGATCATACATTATCCCGCGGCTTCAATCCGGCGAAGGCGTATGCCCGCTCCAAGCTGGCGAATATTCTGTTCACCCGTGAGCTGGCTTCGCGTCTGAAGGACACCCGGGTTACTGTGAATTGTCTGCATCCGGGCGCGGTGGGAACGAGTATCGGGGTGAACCGGGAGACCGGCTTCGGGCGCGGAGTGCTGAAGCTGCTGTCCCGCTTTTTCCTGACGCCTGAGCAGGGGGCGGATACGGCCATCCTGCTGGCGACTGCGCCGGAGCTGGATGGGGTAAGCGGGCAATATTATTACCGCCGCAAGATCAAGGAACTGACGCCACGGGCGGAGGATGCTGAAGCGGCCGCACGATTATGGAAATGGAGTCTGGAGCAGACCGGGCTTGAATAA
- a CDS encoding GNAT family N-acetyltransferase: protein MDWQAYSIEDAVIEDLEAIVEIYNSTVAGRVVTADLEPVSVEERVGWFHEHNSHHRPLWVLRQGGEIAAWFSFQSFYGRPAYNGTAEISVYVNEKFRGSGAGSILLAKAVEECPRLGLQNLVGFVFGHNEPSLALLRKFEFKEWGLLPGVAVLDGIPRDLVIIGRKL from the coding sequence ATGGATTGGCAGGCTTACAGCATAGAGGATGCAGTAATTGAGGATTTGGAAGCGATTGTGGAGATTTATAATTCGACGGTTGCCGGAAGAGTGGTGACTGCGGATCTTGAACCGGTAAGCGTAGAGGAGCGGGTAGGGTGGTTCCATGAGCATAACAGCCATCACCGGCCGCTGTGGGTACTGAGACAGGGGGGCGAGATCGCCGCCTGGTTCAGCTTCCAGTCGTTCTACGGACGCCCGGCTTACAATGGAACAGCAGAGATTAGTGTCTATGTAAATGAGAAATTCCGTGGCAGCGGTGCGGGAAGCATTCTGCTGGCCAAGGCGGTGGAGGAATGTCCGCGCCTTGGGCTGCAGAATCTGGTCGGGTTCGTCTTCGGCCATAATGAGCCCAGCCTCGCCCTGCTGCGGAAGTTCGAATTCAAAGAATGGGGGCTTTTGCCGGGAGTCGCGGTGCTTGACGGCATCCCGCGCGATCTGGTCATCATCGGCCGCAAGCTGTAA
- a CDS encoding winged helix-turn-helix transcriptional regulator: MKSTELCPRLQKSMDIIGRRWTGLIIYQLLQGPQRFGEIESSLPVSGRLLSERLKELEQEGIVLREVFPETPVRIQYSLTGKGRALESVIRDLQVWSESWITEEECRSAFSAPPQPQ; encoded by the coding sequence ATGAAATCCACAGAGTTATGTCCAAGATTACAAAAAAGCATGGATATTATCGGCAGACGCTGGACGGGCTTAATCATCTATCAGCTTTTGCAGGGCCCCCAGCGCTTCGGGGAAATCGAGTCCTCGCTGCCTGTCAGCGGCCGGCTGCTGTCGGAACGGCTGAAGGAGCTGGAGCAGGAAGGCATCGTGCTGCGCGAGGTATTCCCTGAGACCCCCGTCCGCATCCAGTATTCGCTTACAGGCAAAGGCCGGGCGCTGGAATCCGTCATCCGCGATCTCCAGGTCTGGTCGGAATCATGGATTACGGAAGAGGAATGCCGTTCCGCCTTCAGCGCTCCTCCGCAACCTCAATAA
- a CDS encoding YqkE family protein, with translation MAKKKKNTPAPRPAQADAPATLKDMLSREVLDKLKAQSDALKAEEQGKKDAALKAAEDKRKAEQKRLENDFGHLLENSNQDWSKFK, from the coding sequence TTGGCTAAAAAGAAGAAAAATACGCCGGCTCCGCGTCCTGCGCAGGCGGATGCTCCCGCAACCCTTAAAGACATGCTCAGCCGCGAGGTGCTGGATAAGCTGAAGGCGCAGTCCGATGCGCTGAAGGCTGAAGAGCAAGGTAAGAAGGACGCGGCTCTGAAGGCGGCGGAAGACAAGCGCAAGGCGGAGCAGAAGCGGCTGGAGAATGATTTCGGCCATCTGCTGGAGAACAGCAATCAGGACTGGTCCAAATTTAAATAA
- a CDS encoding RtcB family protein, with product MNSMKQQAEEMSRYKHEVALPGGDLKIYASEQLFGTLDYKVLEMANNNLQIPGIEYMSYTPDVHVGVGTCIGTTAVWDAESGYVSPSIVGSDIGCGMRVHLTNLHMDDLREVKLRRKLVRAIEKYLPMEAQQRGHYSDIRLENVVRKGLHGLPNKYIPDSYTPKKSSALSHVEISKLGFDEEILNELPDMAWHRGHRQLGTLGGGNHFVEIQAIEIAEEQREVAEAWGLQDGQIAVMIHSGSRAWGGMVNQFCTPAFAKVMGQLGLGSADPRLIYAPLAHPQAQRYVNLMYSALNYAVVNRHLIAYGVREGFRDVFGTKCELRTLYDLMHNYAWEEKTSSGSKFVHRKGATRALPAEHADNPRPYAATGHPALIPGSMGTASYIMVGQPGGEENYYSICHGAGRIRSRSATKRLVSVQEFSRSMKVGTEDEIVVNQHSLESIIDESPQAYKNVDEIIESVTGAGLAAVVAKCKPLAAIKGTK from the coding sequence ATGAATAGCATGAAGCAACAAGCGGAAGAGATGTCCCGCTATAAACACGAGGTGGCCCTTCCGGGCGGCGATCTCAAAATCTACGCCAGTGAGCAATTATTCGGCACGCTGGATTACAAGGTCTTGGAGATGGCTAACAATAATCTGCAGATTCCCGGCATCGAATATATGAGCTACACGCCCGATGTGCATGTAGGCGTCGGAACCTGCATCGGCACTACCGCCGTCTGGGATGCCGAATCCGGTTACGTCTCGCCGTCCATTGTCGGCAGCGATATCGGCTGCGGGATGCGAGTGCATCTGACCAACCTGCATATGGATGATCTGCGTGAAGTGAAGCTGCGCCGCAAGCTGGTCCGCGCTATTGAGAAGTATCTGCCGATGGAGGCCCAGCAGCGCGGCCATTACAGTGATATCCGGCTGGAGAATGTTGTGCGTAAAGGGTTGCACGGCCTGCCGAATAAATATATCCCGGACAGCTACACGCCGAAGAAGTCAAGTGCGCTATCCCACGTTGAGATCAGCAAGCTGGGCTTCGACGAGGAGATTCTGAATGAGCTGCCGGACATGGCCTGGCACCGGGGCCACCGCCAGCTCGGGACCCTTGGGGGCGGCAACCATTTCGTCGAGATTCAGGCGATTGAGATCGCGGAGGAGCAGCGGGAGGTGGCGGAAGCCTGGGGGCTTCAGGACGGGCAGATTGCTGTCATGATCCACTCCGGCTCACGGGCCTGGGGCGGCATGGTCAATCAGTTCTGCACCCCGGCCTTCGCCAAGGTCATGGGCCAGCTGGGGCTGGGCAGCGCTGATCCGCGCCTGATCTATGCGCCTCTGGCGCATCCGCAGGCTCAGCGTTACGTCAATCTGATGTATTCGGCACTGAACTATGCGGTCGTGAACCGCCATTTAATTGCTTATGGGGTCCGCGAGGGCTTCCGTGACGTCTTCGGCACGAAGTGCGAATTGCGCACTCTCTACGATCTGATGCACAATTACGCCTGGGAAGAGAAGACTTCCTCAGGCAGCAAGTTCGTACACCGTAAGGGGGCTACCCGCGCTCTGCCGGCAGAGCATGCGGATAATCCGCGTCCTTATGCAGCGACCGGACATCCGGCGCTGATTCCCGGCTCGATGGGCACCGCTTCCTATATCATGGTCGGCCAGCCCGGAGGGGAAGAGAATTATTATTCCATCTGCCATGGTGCAGGACGTATCCGCTCCCGCTCGGCCACGAAGCGGCTGGTGAGTGTCCAGGAGTTCTCCCGGTCGATGAAGGTGGGAACAGAAGACGAGATTGTCGTGAACCAGCATTCCCTGGAATCTATCATTGACGAATCCCCCCAAGCCTATAAGAATGTAGATGAGATCATAGAAAGCGTTACGGGCGCCGGCCTGGCTGCCGTGGTGGCCAAATGCAAGCCGCTCGCAGCGATAAAGGGGACGAAATAA
- a CDS encoding ATP-binding protein, translating to MEQENKKPAVIYEYDEERAGIIKGYDVYARLVDGILEALYTRYGVRYELYASDDPNSEYWKLLENDVQSGNAGVEHVARIFDRLEDRTFVFDDEKEQPEYHIHLSVRNNVLAYPAMGIALARVPVFQENGINFQDYVFAASDQQLQFFLGNVRKRQREQNINKVTVFTDRRNGISREDEPITRAVRREEVILDAAIKKEIYRSLDQFFDSDRSFYVTYDIPYKRGILLYGHPGNGKTTLVKSIAGSVPGPVLYWQITEYTSSESVNEVFEAAARLAPMVLVIEDIDSMPQEVRSFFLNTLDGATSKEGIFLIGTTNYPDKIDPGLMNRAGRFDRAYEIKMPSEALRLEYLQLRGFSAFAGEEGTATAARLTGDFSLTQLGELYVSAALEWHENGTADVELLVRGMRGELDKGRKREWMKDASASIGFY from the coding sequence ATGGAGCAGGAGAACAAGAAACCGGCTGTAATCTATGAATATGATGAAGAGAGAGCCGGCATTATCAAAGGCTATGATGTGTACGCCCGTCTGGTGGACGGCATCCTTGAAGCCCTCTACACCCGCTACGGTGTCCGTTACGAGCTGTATGCCAGCGATGATCCCAACAGTGAGTATTGGAAGCTGCTGGAGAACGATGTGCAGAGCGGGAATGCCGGAGTGGAGCATGTGGCGCGGATTTTTGACCGTCTGGAGGACCGGACCTTCGTGTTCGATGATGAGAAGGAGCAGCCGGAGTATCATATCCATCTGTCGGTCCGTAATAATGTGCTCGCTTATCCGGCGATGGGTATTGCGCTGGCGCGGGTTCCGGTGTTTCAGGAGAACGGGATTAACTTCCAGGATTATGTGTTTGCCGCATCGGATCAGCAATTGCAGTTCTTCCTTGGTAATGTGCGTAAGCGTCAGCGGGAGCAGAATATCAACAAGGTGACAGTGTTCACCGACCGGCGCAACGGAATTTCCCGGGAGGATGAGCCGATTACGCGTGCGGTTAGGCGCGAAGAGGTGATTTTGGACGCTGCGATCAAAAAAGAGATCTACCGCTCGCTCGACCAGTTCTTCGACAGCGACCGCAGCTTCTATGTCACCTACGATATCCCGTACAAGCGGGGGATTCTGCTCTACGGGCATCCGGGCAACGGCAAGACCACCCTGGTCAAATCCATTGCCGGAAGCGTGCCGGGACCGGTGCTCTATTGGCAGATTACGGAGTATACGAGCAGCGAATCGGTGAATGAGGTGTTCGAGGCTGCGGCCCGGCTGGCGCCGATGGTGCTGGTGATTGAGGATATCGACTCCATGCCGCAGGAGGTGCGCTCCTTCTTCCTGAACACGCTGGACGGGGCCACCTCCAAGGAGGGGATCTTCCTGATCGGCACGACCAATTATCCGGATAAAATCGACCCGGGTCTCATGAACCGCGCCGGGCGCTTCGACCGGGCCTATGAGATCAAGATGCCAAGCGAGGCGCTGCGCCTTGAATATCTGCAGCTGCGCGGCTTCTCCGCCTTCGCAGGTGAGGAAGGCACGGCCACCGCTGCGCGTCTGACCGGGGATTTCTCCCTGACCCAGCTCGGCGAGCTGTATGTCAGTGCCGCACTGGAATGGCATGAGAACGGCACGGCAGATGTGGAGCTGCTTGTGCGCGGCATGCGCGGCGAGCTGGACAAGGGCCGCAAACGGGAATGGATGAAGGATGCTTCGGCCAGTATCGGTTTTTATTGA
- a CDS encoding sigma-70 family RNA polymerase sigma factor: protein MEPNSLDELYEQYVDDIYRYLRSLCQDHHAAEDLMQDTFYRAYLYLEDCREERVKPWLFRVAYNAFVDYTRKEKRSVAKEGAYFSSLPHPETTEGTLLKQERWEEAARALSLLPEGQRHALLLHDVHGLSYKEAADIMEVGLSQYKILVFRARQKLREADRRRNEHE, encoded by the coding sequence ATGGAGCCGAATTCGCTGGATGAACTATATGAACAATATGTGGACGACATCTACCGTTATCTGCGCTCCCTCTGCCAGGACCATCATGCGGCCGAAGATTTGATGCAGGATACCTTTTACCGGGCGTATCTGTATCTAGAGGATTGCCGGGAGGAACGGGTGAAGCCGTGGCTGTTCCGGGTCGCGTATAATGCATTCGTGGATTATACGCGCAAGGAGAAGCGGAGTGTGGCGAAGGAGGGTGCTTATTTCAGCAGCCTGCCCCACCCGGAGACAACGGAGGGCACTCTGCTGAAGCAGGAACGCTGGGAGGAAGCGGCGCGGGCACTTAGCCTGTTGCCGGAGGGGCAGCGCCATGCCCTGCTGCTGCACGATGTGCACGGGCTGAGCTATAAGGAAGCCGCTGACATTATGGAAGTGGGCTTGTCTCAATACAAGATACTCGTATTCCGCGCCAGGCAGAAGCTGCGTGAGGCGGATCGGAGGAGGAATGAGCATGAGTGA
- a CDS encoding anti-sigma factor, with protein sequence MSEEFKEKLRQYSEGTLPEEEREELESELVKLEAYQQYLEEQMEREEQDGQATGSWTKTDAQGSAAPGFKKAKKKRREKSVIRRGKWKARINNTLTVFSAFLIFTVISSIITIVFYNTGDRGDTYRDVVESAIAVTRPNTTVRLSSDAHYFFRLELSGNLLKQVGSESIQVGSYTQDLHLGLANIGEFNWTDERNGSGKVFYYPSEEGGAVGGDDNDQWKRLAKLPEGTVAEAFLSLGHLYTTDELLKQLEPLNLQPVWFGADTGPSTRNDDVVVYPLGFPYQPIWHKDDMKTTQVTKEKTGWFSSVSSYSSVSPSVEEYGSGALRDANFIKTLKLLQQHQTLAGRAVHINQLDTSVAYLEHNGVKLYGAVVTGPVKELLKLREASWVSHLQVGEVRLWNWRE encoded by the coding sequence ATGAGTGAGGAATTCAAAGAGAAGCTGCGCCAATATAGCGAGGGCACCCTCCCGGAGGAAGAGCGTGAGGAGCTTGAGAGCGAGCTTGTGAAGCTTGAGGCGTATCAGCAGTATCTGGAGGAGCAGATGGAACGGGAGGAGCAGGACGGGCAGGCTACCGGGAGTTGGACCAAGACGGATGCGCAAGGAAGCGCAGCTCCAGGGTTCAAAAAGGCGAAGAAGAAGCGAAGAGAGAAGTCCGTTATTCGCCGGGGTAAATGGAAGGCGCGGATTAACAATACACTTACTGTATTTTCGGCGTTCCTGATCTTTACGGTCATTAGCAGCATTATCACAATAGTCTTCTACAACACCGGAGACCGCGGCGACACTTACCGTGATGTGGTAGAATCAGCGATTGCCGTTACCCGCCCTAACACCACGGTGCGCCTTTCATCGGATGCGCATTATTTTTTCCGGTTGGAGTTATCCGGGAATCTGCTGAAGCAGGTGGGCAGCGAGAGCATTCAGGTGGGCAGCTATACCCAGGATCTCCATCTGGGCCTGGCCAATATTGGTGAGTTTAATTGGACGGATGAGCGGAATGGGTCTGGAAAAGTGTTCTATTATCCGTCTGAGGAGGGCGGCGCCGTTGGAGGGGATGATAATGACCAGTGGAAGAGGCTGGCGAAGCTTCCTGAAGGTACGGTTGCTGAGGCGTTTCTGTCACTCGGCCATTTATATACCACAGATGAACTCCTGAAGCAGTTGGAGCCGCTGAACCTTCAGCCTGTCTGGTTCGGTGCCGATACCGGACCTTCAACGAGGAATGACGATGTGGTTGTATATCCGCTTGGCTTCCCCTATCAGCCCATTTGGCACAAGGACGATATGAAGACAACCCAAGTTACCAAGGAAAAAACAGGCTGGTTCAGCTCCGTATCAAGCTACAGCAGTGTATCGCCTTCTGTTGAAGAATACGGGAGCGGTGCGCTGCGGGATGCCAACTTTATCAAGACTCTTAAGCTGTTGCAGCAGCATCAGACACTCGCGGGCAGAGCGGTGCATATCAACCAGTTAGATACCTCCGTGGCCTATCTGGAGCACAACGGAGTGAAGCTCTATGGAGCCGTTGTCACCGGACCGGTCAAGGAGCTGCTGAAGCTGCGCGAGGCTTCATGGGTAAGCCACCTCCAGGTAGGGGAAGTACGGCTGTGGAACTGGAGGGAGTGA
- a CDS encoding metallophosphoesterase family protein encodes MKIGVVSDTHLSSRAKGLPSVLIEEFRQVDIILHLGDWVSPEIYDMLAELAPVEGIAGNNDGYEIIERFGESKILTLEGMRIGMIHGHAPYSRKGTDGNALLAFEGQDVDCILFGHSHQPLMRRENGILLFNPGSPTDKRREKQYSFGLMDIEDGKITARHVFYDSRE; translated from the coding sequence ATGAAGATTGGAGTGGTCTCGGATACACATCTCTCAAGCCGGGCCAAAGGGCTGCCGTCCGTGCTTATAGAAGAATTCCGTCAGGTGGATATCATTCTGCATTTGGGTGACTGGGTGTCGCCGGAGATTTACGATATGCTCGCCGAGCTTGCTCCGGTAGAGGGGATTGCCGGGAACAACGATGGCTATGAGATTATTGAGCGCTTCGGCGAGAGCAAGATCCTTACGCTGGAAGGCATGCGCATCGGAATGATTCACGGACACGCTCCGTATTCCCGCAAGGGTACGGATGGTAATGCGCTGCTCGCTTTTGAAGGCCAGGACGTAGATTGCATCCTCTTCGGGCATTCCCATCAGCCGCTGATGCGCCGGGAGAACGGGATTCTGCTGTTCAACCCCGGATCGCCAACGGACAAACGCCGGGAGAAGCAGTATTCCTTCGGCCTGATGGATATTGAAGATGGTAAAATCACGGCCCGTCATGTCTTTTACGATTCCAGGGAATAA
- a CDS encoding GNAT family N-acetyltransferase, translated as MLNFRFERAGLEDVEELAPVFDEYRSFYGQASDLEAAREFLTARLQHDESVVFMAVAGEGEDRRIYGLAQLYPSFSSITVQPVWILNDLFVTQEQRGQGLGSLLLEGVKGFAQGTGAKGLTLSTMITNTGAQRLYEAQGYERDESFYTYHLYF; from the coding sequence ATGCTGAATTTTCGCTTTGAACGGGCGGGTCTTGAGGATGTGGAGGAGCTTGCGCCGGTATTTGATGAATATCGCAGCTTCTACGGGCAAGCCTCGGACCTGGAAGCTGCCCGGGAGTTCCTGACGGCAAGGCTGCAACATGACGAATCGGTTGTCTTCATGGCCGTTGCCGGTGAGGGAGAGGACAGACGGATCTATGGGCTGGCGCAGCTGTATCCCTCGTTCTCTTCCATCACGGTTCAGCCCGTATGGATTCTGAACGATCTGTTCGTGACGCAGGAGCAGCGCGGGCAAGGATTGGGTTCGCTACTGCTTGAAGGCGTGAAGGGCTTCGCGCAGGGGACAGGCGCCAAGGGTTTGACGCTGTCCACCATGATCACCAATACCGGTGCACAGCGACTATACGAAGCCCAAGGTTATGAGCGGGACGAGAGCTTTTATACTTATCATTTATATTTCTGA
- a CDS encoding HAD family hydrolase: METSSKLAVFFDLDDTLYDHLVPFREAVREVLAPDEGKLDYAELFYTVRHHSDLLWPKYLRGEMELEETRVLRLELAFVEYGLPLNREQAVQIQASYIARQYTIEMIEGVAEQLQRFISQGHPVGIITNGPQDHQMGKLRGLGIDRIIPPEMIFISDAVGLAKPDPAIFAHVNRVTGTAPENSLYVGDTWANDVVGALTAGWQVCWYNPRGRKPGTAHAPSYIFTNYKEFSELPLV, encoded by the coding sequence GTGGAGACAAGCAGTAAGCTGGCTGTATTTTTTGATCTGGATGATACGCTGTATGACCATCTGGTCCCGTTCAGGGAAGCCGTTCGTGAGGTACTGGCACCTGATGAGGGCAAGCTGGATTATGCGGAGCTGTTCTATACTGTACGGCATCACAGTGACCTGCTGTGGCCGAAGTATCTGCGCGGGGAAATGGAGCTGGAGGAGACGCGGGTGCTGCGGCTGGAGCTGGCTTTTGTCGAGTACGGGTTGCCGCTCAACCGGGAGCAGGCGGTGCAGATACAGGCCTCCTATATTGCCCGCCAGTACACGATTGAGATGATTGAAGGCGTAGCGGAGCAGCTGCAGCGCTTCATTAGCCAGGGCCATCCGGTAGGCATTATCACCAACGGCCCGCAGGATCACCAGATGGGCAAGCTGCGCGGGCTGGGCATCGACCGGATCATTCCCCCGGAGATGATCTTCATCTCGGATGCAGTCGGTCTGGCGAAGCCGGACCCGGCCATCTTCGCTCATGTCAACAGGGTGACGGGAACGGCACCGGAGAACAGCCTTTATGTGGGCGATACCTGGGCCAACGATGTGGTCGGCGCGCTTACGGCAGGCTGGCAGGTGTGCTGGTACAATCCGCGCGGGCGGAAGCCGGGCACGGCTCATGCGCCGAGCTATATTTTCACGAATTATAAGGAGTTCAGCGAGCTGCCGCTGGTGTGA
- a CDS encoding FAD:protein FMN transferase, with protein sequence MSEIKKKSKNKKTLVILAALVVVIAAAVVIWLTMGNKSEDSPAATGTPGAAASKDGDTKSLEQTFYIYDTVVTIKVFGDTVEQKNMDDIQAMLERMDIEFSRTKTNGELYAVNQAAGKEAVAVSDETLDIVKLSLKYAEEMDGLYDPTVGPLVDLWAIGEGGEHVPDQAAIDKARSLVNYKDVIVDEAAKTVKLAKEGMVLDMGGIGKGYAADRIADYLKAQGLNSAMINLGGSSIIALGNKPNGSQWNIGLQDPDQSRGTQLGTIKITDEVIDASGVYERFFMQDGVRYHHILDPRTGFPSQNGLKSITIMSPNATDADALSTGVFLMGLEDGMKYLEALPEKVEAFFITDDNKIYATSELKKRLNLTDSTYSFAN encoded by the coding sequence ATGTCTGAAATCAAAAAAAAATCTAAGAACAAAAAAACCCTTGTCATTCTGGCCGCTCTAGTCGTTGTTATCGCTGCGGCTGTGGTAATCTGGCTTACAATGGGCAACAAGAGTGAAGACAGCCCTGCTGCTACCGGAACCCCTGGCGCTGCTGCCTCCAAAGACGGCGATACGAAATCCCTGGAGCAGACGTTTTATATTTATGATACGGTCGTCACTATCAAGGTGTTCGGCGATACGGTGGAACAGAAGAATATGGACGACATTCAGGCTATGCTGGAACGGATGGATATCGAGTTCAGCCGCACCAAGACGAACGGGGAATTGTACGCGGTGAATCAAGCCGCCGGCAAAGAAGCCGTTGCTGTGTCTGATGAAACGCTGGATATCGTGAAGCTCTCCCTCAAATATGCTGAGGAAATGGACGGGCTGTATGATCCGACGGTTGGCCCGCTTGTGGATCTATGGGCGATCGGCGAAGGCGGGGAGCATGTGCCTGACCAGGCGGCGATCGACAAGGCCCGGAGTCTGGTCAATTACAAGGATGTAATTGTCGATGAGGCTGCGAAGACGGTCAAGCTGGCCAAAGAGGGTATGGTGCTGGACATGGGCGGAATCGGCAAAGGCTATGCGGCTGACCGGATCGCCGACTATCTCAAGGCTCAGGGCCTGAACAGCGCGATGATCAATCTCGGCGGCAGCAGCATTATCGCCCTTGGCAACAAGCCAAACGGCTCCCAGTGGAATATCGGCCTGCAGGACCCCGATCAGAGCCGGGGCACCCAGCTGGGCACGATTAAGATTACCGATGAGGTCATTGATGCTTCCGGGGTGTATGAGCGCTTCTTCATGCAGGACGGGGTGCGTTACCACCATATCCTCGATCCGCGTACAGGCTTCCCTTCCCAGAACGGATTGAAGAGCATCACCATCATGAGCCCGAATGCAACCGATGCGGATGCACTGTCTACCGGTGTGTTCCTGATGGGCCTTGAAGACGGCATGAAGTATCTTGAGGCACTGCCGGAGAAGGTGGAGGCCTTCTTCATTACAGACGACAACAAGATCTACGCCACCTCTGAGCTGAAGAAACGGCTGAATCTGACCGATTCGACTTATAGCTTCGCTAATTAG